From a single Bryobacter aggregatus MPL3 genomic region:
- a CDS encoding DUF2760 domain-containing protein, which translates to MSRISLAFSSFFGLLFGGQLPDSVIAALGLSRRTASRAEAKPAPVATVATSDGALQLLSVLQRDARLLDFLMEDISPYADEQIGAAVRSIHENSRASLLRYLSLQPIIDGVEGATTQLSAAGALKNDVSAIKLLGNVPADGNVKAGVLRHKGWKVDKIDLPHLPAKANLKILAPAEIEVE; encoded by the coding sequence TTGAGCCGTATCTCGCTCGCATTTTCGTCTTTCTTCGGTCTGCTGTTTGGCGGACAACTGCCTGATTCCGTAATCGCCGCCCTTGGCCTGTCGCGCCGTACGGCGAGTCGCGCCGAGGCAAAGCCTGCGCCTGTGGCAACGGTTGCCACCAGCGACGGCGCGCTGCAATTGCTGAGCGTTTTGCAACGCGACGCGCGATTGCTTGACTTCCTGATGGAAGATATCTCTCCCTATGCGGATGAACAGATCGGAGCCGCTGTCCGCAGTATTCATGAGAATTCGCGCGCCAGCCTGCTGCGTTATCTGTCGCTGCAGCCGATTATCGATGGCGTCGAAGGGGCCACCACCCAATTGAGTGCGGCCGGTGCGCTGAAGAACGATGTCTCGGCCATCAAGCTTCTGGGCAATGTGCCTGCCGACGGCAATGTGAAAGCTGGCGTGCTTCGCCACAAGGGTTGGAAGGTGGATAAGATCGATTTGCCGCACCTTCCCGCAAAAGCGAATCTGAAGATTCTGGCGCCCGCCGAAATAGAAGTCGAGTAG
- a CDS encoding serine/threonine protein kinase — protein sequence MEERFQRIQALFHAALDLPSSRRQAFLLEQTGADDALIAEINALLAADENHPPEQSASAASPLQRYGIYQTISILGRGGMGSVYLAERSDGQYNQKVAVKVLAHHLGGEDFEARFRVERQLLAQMNHPNIVRLLDGGITASGEPYLVTEFVAGISLDRYCDERKLSITDRVKLFLQVCSAVDHAHQNLIVHRDLKPSNILVTEEGVAKLLDFGTAKLLKGPNEQTVTEVMLLTPRYASPEQLRKDAITTRSDVYSLGMILYELLGGQRPFGDTGEVVQELARAYQYSEAAPLGKTTNAEDAAKRGSSLGDLRRQLAGDLRVVTAKALEHDPLRRYASPRELGDDLQAWLDSRPVKAQPATIWYRSRKFLYRQRFAVAATLLIVAAGASGVVSTLREKALAERRFNDVRKLAHYQLFDLYDETLDVDGTTKLRAGMSDRALQYLDSLAADAASDESLAVEVALGFLRVGDVTGNYAMQSMGRWQEALAAYRRGLQLVEKYNSFAARRARLLLQTSITNTELSVDRRPEHAQKILAQVKEYEDLAAQEPKNIENHLRLGKAYQNAARAVQQPSGVGGFTDLSEDWTRKAKAAYEKGLEIDPDSQALLRALYQLSNERAGWIAQTKPQEALRWASDGELWRMRMPAAARRSPVVRREEAAALSSRATAASSLGESTQALADMDGAIAIFESLVQADPDNLAAQMDLIVVSNNRGLLCYDLGRKQDYAKAYERSLELADRLYAIRPIPRAAEFRIKCFYNLSYAYSELKDPRADAMLEKTVAILKKRAAEMPDDLLSRVEYADLVLNLKHPGYDNPADALPYVEQITKIAPGELNGWELLAAAQFQLLNYEGAIASLEKSLTTIAAPKAGEEPSRIYKGLLERLEKVRATAAKAAKN from the coding sequence ATGGAGGAACGCTTCCAACGGATCCAGGCTCTATTCCATGCCGCGCTCGACCTTCCGTCCTCCAGGCGGCAGGCCTTTTTGCTCGAACAAACCGGCGCTGACGATGCGTTGATCGCTGAGATCAACGCATTACTTGCCGCCGACGAGAATCATCCGCCGGAACAAAGCGCCTCCGCCGCATCACCGCTCCAACGCTACGGCATCTACCAGACCATCTCCATCCTCGGACGCGGCGGCATGGGCAGCGTCTATCTTGCCGAGCGATCCGATGGGCAGTACAACCAGAAAGTCGCCGTCAAAGTACTGGCTCATCATCTGGGCGGCGAAGACTTCGAGGCGCGCTTCCGCGTCGAGCGGCAACTGCTTGCCCAGATGAATCACCCGAACATCGTGCGCCTGCTCGATGGCGGCATCACCGCCTCCGGCGAACCCTATCTGGTCACCGAGTTCGTCGCGGGCATCTCGCTCGACCGCTACTGCGACGAGCGCAAGCTCAGCATCACCGATCGGGTGAAGCTCTTTCTCCAGGTCTGCTCTGCCGTCGACCACGCACACCAGAATCTGATCGTGCACCGCGACCTCAAACCCTCGAACATCCTCGTCACCGAAGAGGGCGTCGCAAAGCTGCTCGACTTTGGCACGGCCAAGCTGCTAAAAGGTCCCAATGAGCAGACCGTCACCGAGGTGATGCTGCTCACACCGCGCTACGCAAGCCCCGAGCAACTGCGCAAGGACGCGATCACGACACGCAGCGACGTCTACTCGCTGGGCATGATTCTTTATGAACTGCTCGGCGGCCAGCGCCCCTTCGGCGACACTGGCGAAGTTGTCCAGGAACTCGCCCGCGCCTATCAATATTCAGAAGCCGCCCCGCTCGGCAAAACCACCAACGCCGAGGATGCGGCCAAGCGGGGCAGCAGCCTGGGCGATTTGCGCCGCCAACTGGCCGGAGACCTGCGCGTGGTCACAGCCAAGGCTCTCGAGCACGATCCGCTCCGCCGCTATGCGAGCCCGCGCGAGTTGGGCGACGATCTGCAGGCCTGGCTCGATTCCCGCCCGGTCAAGGCGCAGCCCGCCACCATCTGGTATCGCTCGCGCAAGTTCCTCTACCGCCAGCGCTTCGCCGTCGCGGCCACGCTGCTGATTGTCGCCGCCGGCGCCTCGGGCGTGGTGAGCACGCTGCGGGAGAAAGCGCTCGCCGAGCGCCGCTTCAACGACGTCCGCAAGCTGGCGCACTATCAGCTCTTCGATCTCTACGACGAAACTCTCGATGTAGACGGCACAACCAAGCTACGGGCCGGCATGTCCGACCGCGCCTTGCAATATCTGGATTCGCTCGCCGCCGATGCGGCCTCGGACGAATCGCTCGCAGTCGAAGTAGCGCTCGGCTTTCTGCGTGTTGGCGATGTGACGGGCAACTATGCCATGCAGTCGATGGGGCGCTGGCAGGAAGCGCTCGCGGCCTATCGCCGCGGGCTCCAGCTTGTCGAGAAGTACAACTCCTTTGCCGCCCGGCGCGCCCGTTTGCTGCTGCAAACCAGCATTACGAACACGGAGCTCTCGGTCGACCGGCGTCCGGAACATGCCCAAAAGATCCTCGCGCAGGTCAAAGAGTACGAAGACTTGGCCGCGCAGGAACCGAAGAACATCGAGAATCATCTGCGGCTCGGCAAGGCCTATCAGAACGCCGCCCGCGCCGTGCAACAACCGAGTGGCGTGGGCGGCTTCACAGACCTCAGCGAGGACTGGACCAGAAAAGCGAAGGCCGCCTACGAGAAGGGCCTCGAGATCGATCCCGATTCGCAAGCGCTGCTGCGTGCGCTATACCAGCTCTCGAATGAACGGGCTGGCTGGATCGCACAAACCAAGCCACAGGAGGCCCTGCGCTGGGCCAGCGATGGTGAGTTGTGGCGCATGCGCATGCCCGCCGCCGCACGGCGCTCCCCGGTGGTGCGCCGCGAAGAGGCCGCGGCCCTCTCCTCCCGCGCCACTGCGGCCAGCAGCCTCGGGGAAAGCACACAGGCTCTCGCCGACATGGACGGTGCCATCGCCATTTTCGAGAGCCTGGTACAGGCCGACCCCGACAATCTCGCCGCACAGATGGATCTGATCGTCGTCAGCAACAATCGCGGCCTGCTCTGCTACGATCTGGGCCGCAAGCAGGACTACGCGAAGGCCTATGAGAGGTCGCTCGAGCTGGCAGACCGGCTCTATGCGATCCGCCCCATTCCGCGAGCCGCCGAGTTCCGCATCAAATGCTTTTACAACTTGAGCTACGCCTACTCCGAGTTGAAAGACCCACGCGCCGACGCGATGCTCGAAAAGACCGTCGCCATTCTCAAAAAACGGGCCGCCGAGATGCCGGACGATCTGCTGAGCCGGGTGGAATATGCCGACCTGGTGCTGAATCTGAAGCATCCCGGCTACGACAATCCCGCCGATGCTCTGCCCTATGTGGAACAGATCACCAAGATCGCACCGGGAGAGCTGAATGGCTGGGAGTTGCTGGCCGCCGCCCAGTTCCAGTTGTTGAACTACGAAGGCGCAATCGCCTCCTTAGAGAAATCGCTGACCACCATCGCCGCGCCCAAAGCAGGAGAAGAGCCATCCCGCATCTACAAGGGGCTCCTCGAACGCCTGGAGAAGGTGCGGGCAACCGCCGCTAAGGCCGCGAAAAATTAG
- a CDS encoding Hsp70 family protein, with protein MSTHRISVGIDLGTTNSALAFSEGEDVHPFAVEQVVQPGEVRSEELLPSFTYLPGPKDFAEGATALPWDPAPRLLVGALARRRGAENAGRLVSSAKSWLSYSGVDRTDAFLPVQAPEGVSKISPLSASRAYLQHLNAAWKHAGNAPLAEYDVVLTVPASFDAVARQLTEKAAREAGLKNIVLLEEPQAAFYAWLAKHPEWREITGPGDRILIIDIGGGTTDFTLIDVKDEGGNLTLERVAVGDHILLGGDNMDLALARHVEASLVARNVKLDTQQLQALWQQCRAAKEALLEPGATATEHPVTILGRGSSLIGGTIKTMLTRAEVEQILVDGFLPPCSLNEEPQRARRAALQELALPYASDARVTAHLAHFLHQAGALPTHVLFNGGVLRAGLVRERILRTLNSWLPKPVRVLDGEDLMLAVARGAAYYGLARQGKGIRIRGGVGRTYYVGIEDAMPAVPGVPAPMKVLTVVPFGMEEGSAHRFPNRKFGLYVGEPVEFRIFSSTERQNDNAGLLLDPMPEGLTELPAMELTLEPTATTARGLVPVTLESVVTETGVLELYCVAANGDRWKLEFNVRERKA; from the coding sequence TTGTCGACACATCGTATCTCTGTCGGAATCGACCTTGGCACTACCAACAGTGCCCTTGCCTTCAGTGAAGGCGAAGACGTTCATCCCTTTGCCGTCGAGCAGGTAGTGCAGCCGGGAGAAGTACGTTCGGAAGAACTGCTGCCCAGCTTCACTTATCTGCCCGGCCCAAAAGACTTTGCCGAAGGCGCAACCGCCTTGCCCTGGGACCCTGCTCCGCGCTTGCTCGTTGGCGCGCTCGCCCGGCGCCGTGGCGCTGAGAATGCCGGACGCCTGGTCTCAAGCGCAAAGTCTTGGCTGAGCTATTCGGGAGTGGATCGCACCGATGCCTTCCTGCCGGTGCAGGCGCCTGAGGGTGTCTCGAAGATCTCCCCGCTGTCTGCCTCGCGCGCTTATCTCCAGCATTTGAACGCCGCCTGGAAGCATGCGGGCAATGCGCCGCTTGCCGAGTACGATGTCGTACTTACTGTACCGGCTAGCTTTGATGCGGTGGCGCGGCAATTGACTGAGAAGGCGGCCCGCGAGGCGGGTCTCAAGAACATCGTGTTGCTTGAAGAACCGCAGGCGGCCTTCTATGCCTGGCTGGCCAAGCATCCCGAGTGGCGCGAGATCACCGGGCCGGGCGATCGCATTCTGATCATCGATATCGGTGGCGGTACCACAGACTTCACGCTCATTGACGTCAAGGACGAAGGCGGCAATCTCACCCTTGAGCGCGTGGCGGTGGGCGACCACATTCTGCTCGGCGGCGACAATATGGATCTGGCGCTGGCCCGGCATGTGGAAGCGAGTCTGGTGGCCAGGAATGTCAAGCTCGACACGCAGCAATTGCAGGCCCTGTGGCAGCAGTGCCGCGCGGCGAAAGAAGCGCTGCTCGAGCCGGGCGCGACGGCAACCGAACACCCGGTGACGATCCTCGGCCGTGGGTCGAGCCTGATCGGTGGCACGATCAAGACGATGCTGACCCGGGCGGAAGTTGAGCAGATTCTGGTGGATGGTTTTCTGCCGCCTTGCAGCTTGAACGAAGAGCCGCAACGCGCGCGCCGCGCTGCCTTGCAGGAGCTTGCTTTGCCTTATGCGAGCGATGCCCGCGTGACGGCGCATCTCGCTCACTTCCTGCATCAGGCAGGAGCCCTGCCCACGCATGTGCTGTTCAACGGCGGCGTGCTGCGGGCCGGCCTGGTGCGCGAGCGCATCCTGCGGACTTTGAATTCCTGGTTGCCCAAGCCGGTGCGGGTTCTCGACGGCGAGGATTTGATGCTGGCTGTGGCGCGCGGGGCTGCCTATTATGGCCTGGCGCGGCAAGGCAAGGGGATCCGCATCCGGGGCGGCGTGGGTCGCACCTACTATGTCGGAATCGAAGACGCGATGCCGGCTGTGCCCGGGGTGCCCGCGCCGATGAAGGTGCTCACCGTGGTTCCGTTTGGGATGGAAGAGGGCAGCGCGCATCGCTTCCCGAATCGCAAGTTTGGCCTCTATGTCGGCGAACCTGTGGAGTTCCGCATCTTCAGTTCGACGGAACGGCAGAACGACAATGCCGGACTCTTGCTCGACCCGATGCCCGAGGGGCTCACCGAGCTTCCGGCGATGGAGTTGACGCTCGAGCCGACGGCAACCACCGCGCGCGGTCTGGTGCCGGTTACGCTGGAATCGGTGGTGACCGAGACCGGGGTGTTGGAGTTGTATTGCGTTGCTGCCAATGGCGACCGCTGGAAGCTGGAGTTTAACGTGCGGGAACGCAAGGCATGA
- a CDS encoding efflux RND transporter periplasmic adaptor subunit yields MKTKWKVAIGIGVLAIGGVAAFANYKMKQNAIIAVTSAVVTRQDLVSLVTASGEIKPRNYINIGSNANAPSRITDILVVEGQRVKKGQLLAKLESVQPEAQLAAQRANVASSEAESTATEAGLKAADENIRSAQASIERAEADASRAKLDYDRAEQLYKEKLIARQDYELKKSAYESNAAAVREAQARVLQLRAAKAQQAATLSAAQRRVTASQANLRSAADVLQRTMATSPIDGVVTNLPVRVGETVVPGIQNSAASLIMTIADMSIITAEVKVDETDIVNVALDQRAEITIDAIPGKKFTGKVIEIGNTAILRSTGLAASQSAISSQEAKDFKVVIALENPPEEIRPGLSCTSRVTTATRPKTLAIPIQALTVRQKGDLAAVKEGDKKDQTMNPAQVKAAKEEVQGVFVVKNGQAVFQKVETGITGTTDIEVTSGLTEGQEIITGSYKVIRTLRNDAKVKVDNKTITKAES; encoded by the coding sequence TTGAAAACTAAGTGGAAAGTCGCCATCGGAATTGGCGTGTTGGCAATTGGCGGCGTCGCCGCATTTGCCAATTACAAGATGAAGCAGAATGCCATCATTGCCGTGACATCGGCGGTGGTTACGCGTCAGGATCTCGTCTCGTTGGTCACTGCATCCGGCGAGATCAAGCCAAGGAATTACATCAACATCGGCTCGAACGCGAATGCGCCGTCGCGGATTACCGACATTCTGGTTGTGGAAGGCCAGCGCGTCAAGAAAGGGCAGCTGCTCGCTAAGCTCGAATCGGTGCAACCGGAAGCGCAACTGGCAGCGCAGCGAGCGAATGTTGCCAGTTCGGAGGCCGAGTCGACCGCGACCGAAGCCGGTTTGAAGGCCGCTGACGAGAATATTCGATCGGCGCAAGCCTCGATTGAGCGCGCTGAAGCCGATGCCAGCCGGGCAAAGCTCGATTACGATCGCGCCGAGCAGTTGTACAAAGAGAAGCTGATCGCCCGTCAGGATTACGAACTCAAGAAGAGTGCTTACGAGTCCAATGCAGCCGCGGTTCGCGAAGCGCAGGCCCGTGTTCTCCAATTGCGTGCCGCGAAGGCCCAGCAGGCCGCCACGCTCTCCGCTGCCCAGCGCCGGGTGACGGCGTCGCAGGCGAATCTCCGTTCTGCTGCCGACGTCCTGCAGCGCACGATGGCCACCAGCCCGATTGACGGCGTGGTGACCAACCTGCCGGTGCGGGTGGGCGAAACAGTGGTGCCGGGGATCCAGAATTCCGCCGCCAGCCTGATCATGACGATTGCCGACATGTCGATCATCACCGCGGAGGTGAAGGTGGACGAAACCGATATCGTCAATGTCGCGCTTGACCAGCGGGCCGAGATTACGATTGACGCCATTCCGGGCAAGAAGTTCACCGGCAAGGTGATTGAGATCGGAAACACGGCGATTCTGCGTTCCACCGGCCTTGCGGCCTCGCAAAGCGCCATCTCCTCGCAGGAAGCAAAAGATTTCAAGGTGGTGATTGCTCTCGAGAATCCTCCGGAGGAAATCCGTCCCGGCCTGTCCTGTACCTCGCGGGTGACCACGGCGACGCGTCCGAAGACGCTGGCGATCCCGATCCAGGCGCTCACCGTGCGGCAGAAGGGCGATCTCGCTGCTGTCAAGGAGGGTGACAAGAAGGATCAGACGATGAATCCGGCCCAAGTGAAGGCAGCCAAGGAAGAAGTACAGGGTGTCTTTGTGGTGAAGAATGGCCAGGCCGTCTTCCAGAAGGTGGAAACCGGCATCACCGGCACAACGGATATCGAAGTGACCAGCGGTTTGACGGAGGGGCAGGAGATCATTACAGGTTCCTATAAGGTGATTCGTACCCTACGCAACGACGCAAAGGTTAAAGTAGACAATAAGACCATAACGAAGGCGGAATCTTAA
- a CDS encoding MerR family transcriptional regulator, whose amino-acid sequence MSDPAPKLKRGELAESTGVNSETLRFYEKAGLLHPERGANGYRLYDPEDAKRIRLAQRAVGVGFSLNEIKQWLENDTQALENALGQIETKIGEMEKLRKSLKKRLKKL is encoded by the coding sequence ATGTCAGACCCGGCCCCGAAGCTGAAGCGTGGCGAACTCGCGGAATCGACCGGAGTGAACAGTGAAACCCTGCGTTTTTACGAGAAGGCAGGCCTGCTCCACCCGGAACGCGGCGCCAATGGCTACCGGCTCTACGATCCCGAAGACGCCAAGCGCATCCGTCTGGCCCAACGCGCCGTCGGCGTCGGCTTCAGTTTGAACGAGATCAAGCAATGGCTGGAGAATGACACCCAAGCCCTCGAAAACGCGCTCGGCCAGATTGAAACCAAGATCGGCGAGATGGAAAAACTCCGCAAAAGCCTGAAAAAGCGCTTGAAAAAACTTTGA
- a CDS encoding ABC transporter ATP-binding protein produces the protein MSTAVATDPKLRGEQLKRDGIVIRTYDLKKTYVMGDQVINAVNGTEIEIRRGEYVAIMGPSGSGKSTLMNLIGCLDTPTGGEYYINGSLVSSMSDDDLARIRNKEIGFVFQSFNLLPRATALHNVELPLIYAGFTQAQRLERAKTCLEQVDLAKRMYHKPNELSGGQRQRVAIARALVNNPSILLADEPTGNLDSTTSVEIMALFERLYAQGNTIILVTHELDVAMHAHRIIHIRDGKVEKDEKVR, from the coding sequence ATGTCTACTGCCGTTGCTACGGACCCGAAGCTCCGTGGCGAGCAACTCAAACGCGATGGCATCGTCATCCGCACCTATGACCTGAAGAAAACCTATGTCATGGGCGATCAGGTGATCAATGCCGTCAACGGTACGGAGATTGAGATCCGGCGCGGCGAATATGTCGCGATCATGGGACCTTCGGGTTCCGGCAAGTCGACCTTGATGAACCTGATCGGCTGTCTCGATACCCCGACCGGTGGTGAATACTACATCAATGGCAGCCTGGTCAGTTCGATGTCGGACGACGATCTGGCGCGCATCCGGAACAAGGAAATTGGCTTCGTTTTCCAGAGCTTCAACCTGTTGCCGCGCGCCACTGCCCTGCACAATGTCGAATTGCCGCTAATCTATGCGGGCTTCACGCAGGCGCAGCGCCTCGAGCGGGCCAAGACCTGTCTGGAACAGGTGGATCTTGCCAAGCGCATGTATCACAAGCCGAACGAGCTTTCGGGTGGACAACGGCAGCGTGTCGCCATTGCGCGGGCCCTGGTGAACAACCCCTCGATTCTGCTGGCCGACGAACCCACCGGCAACCTCGACTCGACGACGAGCGTGGAAATCATGGCTTTGTTTGAGCGGCTTTACGCTCAAGGCAATACGATCATCCTCGTCACCCACGAACTGGACGTTGCCATGCACGCGCATCGCATCATCCACATTCGCGACGGAAAAGTCGAAAAGGATGAAAAAGTCCGCTAA